Within the Deltaproteobacteria bacterium genome, the region TTCGATGCCCATGCCGAAGCCGGCGTGCGGCACCGAGCCGAAGCGGCGCAGGTCGAGATACCAACTGAAGGCCTCGGCCGGCAGCCCGTGTTGTGCGATCTTGCGGGTGAGGGTATCGAGATCGTCCTCGCGCTGCCCGCCACCGATGATCTCGCCGTAGCCCTCCGGCGCCAGCACATCGA harbors:
- a CDS encoding asparagine--tRNA ligase yields the protein DVLAPEGYGEIIGGGQREDDLDTLTRKIAQHGLPAEAFSWYLDLRRFGSVPHAGFGMGIERMVAWVCGLHHVRETIPFPRMLERLRP